Part of the Leptospira sp. WS92.C1 genome is shown below.
GCTTCAAAGTATTAGTAAGTTTTGAAATAAATTTAGAATACATTTCAGGAGTACGAGCATCTAACATCAGGTCCGTAGATCTTCTAATATCTAATGAGAATACCACAGCATCAAAATTATTTTTTCCAAAATATTCTTTTCTAAACCCTTTATCCTCTAATAGCATATCACCAGCGGCATCATGTATTCGACTGGAGATATGAATGACTTCATTATGTGCTGTGATTTTGTTATAGTTATATTCGAGTTCTTGAATTATTTTATCTTTTTCCGCATTGCTTATTTCTGCTTTTTTAAGCTCTTCTAATAGATGAATATTTCTATGTTCTAACTCTTCATTGCTCGTAAGATTTTGCTCTGGCTTAGTTTCTTCTATTTGATCATATAGATAAATTGGCTTTACAGGCGGCAATTTGAGTGCCATTTGATAATTATGGAGAGAATTGATTTTTGATACTTCCTCCATAGTTTTCATTGCAGCATCCGACAAGATCGAATCTGTGAACATTTTGTCCCAATTTGCAACAGGGGCGGAAACTTGATTACTAAATAGTGTAGCTGGGTGCCGTATTTGATCTACAATTTTATCCGCTACATTCTTTATGCGATTCTCGTTATTTAAGTCTGATTTATTCTTCTTTTTATCTTTCATTTCTTTGATTCTATTTCCATTTCACTGAAATACTATAAATCTCCTTTAATGAATATTATTTCAACCATTAATCAGTTTTAAATAGAATCGCCAGTGATTCTAAACATTTATATAAAAAATATTTTTCTTAATTCGTAGGAGTTAAAAATTTTGCTTTATCTAACTATTCTGAAATCTTGAGGCTTAGACCAATGATAATCTCAAAACAGCATTTGTTGATCAAGCATGGGGTAAGTATATTTTACACTTATGTCCGGGTTATATGTATCATGTGGTTTAAATTTTTTGATGGTGCAGGTGTCCATCGTCTTATCTGGATAAATCTTAAGGAAAAGATCAATATTAGATACATTTTTCATTTTCGGATCAATCCAACCTATTTCAGATTCCTTTGGAAGAATGAGCGGCATTCTTTTTGGTTTATGAATCCTTGCCATTAATGGGCTATCTTCCGCAGTTAGGCGAAGTAAGTTAGTTTTCTACGATAAATGTTATTTTTTTCTCTAAAATTTCTTTGGCGAACAGATCAGACGAGTAGCTGATTCTACTCCGACCGATTAAAGGGAGTTTGTTTTTTTCGCAATATTCTTTAAAGCTATTTATATTAAAGATCATTCGTCTACATTGTATCTTTTCGGAGTTGAGATGTTCGATATAGTTTTCCGTTGCAATTCGCCATTCTTCCCAAGTAGAATGAAGTTTATCTGCATCTTCTAATGTGTTTTTAATTATTTCCCATTCATCTTTTTTATAATAGGTTACACAGTTAAAAAGAGGTGTCCATCCTTGAATTTCATCTAAATTGTTTATCAAGGTAGGGTTATTTCTATAAATGATTTCTAAGTATAAATTAATAGAAGTTCCGGCTAATATTTTTTGGGCTTCATGGTAACTGTGACCGATGCCAACAAGTCTATAAATATTGTTTCCAGTAACTAATCTAGATATATCTTTTGAGTAGGAAAATATACCTCCTCCACTTATTCCATGTGGCATAGGTGCTGTTGAAATATCGCCCAATATATTTATTGTCTTTTTGCGGTTAAAATCAATTAGTATATTTGTATTTGGTGAGTAATTTAGATTATCGTAAGTTTCTTTAGGAGCTAGTCCACCCGTAAAAGAATAAAGTTCACTTTGTATTGTATTTTCTTTATATTTTGTTTTTCTATAAGGAAAGCCGGAAAAAGTATAGATATCATCCTTTTCTTTATAATCGGTCGTATCTACGTTATTTAGGGTTAAAGGTGATATTCCTTGAGAAAAATTTTTCTTTAAATCAAAGTTTAGCTTTATATAGGCTAAATCAATTTTATCACCTACTCTATTCTCATCTGTATTTGGCAAACAGGCCGCAGAAAAATTTGTCTTAGTGAAGCCTGAATTTGTCGGTATTAATAAGGGAAATTTCTGAATATCGTCAAATACATGCGCAGAGGTTAATAGAAATAAATGATTCTTAATTTCAAGTAAAACGCCTGATGCAATTTGTTCAGGTTTTTTATCTCTTTCAATAATAATTGGAAAAACTGAGTTAAAAATTGCTTCCATCATGTGTAAATTTTAACTTATTTCGCCTAACGAAATAGGCTTCTCGACGTTGCGTCTCCGAAGCGCTTGTGCGCGAGGAGTTGGTGCGAGGCTTGAGCGAACCTTAGTGAGCGTCTTGCAAGCCGAAGCAACAAAGCAATGTGCCGAAGGCTAAGCGAGAGTCGCGGAGCGATCTCGATGCGCAGTGAGAAGCCTCAGTTAGTCGCAGTAGAAAACCTTAGCCAGGATCCATAGAACTAGGATGCAAAATTGCAATTTCAGACGAACCGCGCTTATATTTTCTACTAACTGTATCATATGCATAATCGTCTTTAAATTTATGGTTATATATGAAACAAATACCGGAAGCCCCATCGACAAATTCTAACATACGATCTAATTGAATAATTGCTCTGTCATATATATTTACATAATGGCCTTGCTTAATCTCTAAGACGACTATTTCTGATCCCCTATAAGCGACTAGATCGAAATGGAGATTATCCGCAAGAGGTCTTTTTTCATCAAAAAATGAAACCCTTGGAATTGAAGAATGCAAAAACGCTTCGATTCTTCCAATTAATTCAGCTTCCGATAAATTTAGAAATTGCTGATTAGATATATTGGAAGTCCATTTTATGAGAGAGTGGATAATGGCTTCGAATAGCGACTGCTCCTTTATTTTTTGTTCAAGCTCCTTATCATATAAGTATTCTTGTTTTTCAATATCATACGCCAATTTCCTCAGCATCTCCGAAAGGAATATATGAGCAAAACCGAGCAACGAAATAACTGAAAAGAATGCATCGTGCTCATCATATTTAGCAGAGTATGCGTGCGTACTTTCATTACGCCATTGCTCTCGATAGCGCTTCAATTCGTTCATAATTTTATTCGAAAGAATCGGATTTTTGAGAAAATAATCCTCGATTTGAGCAAGAGGCATTTTCCCCGAGGATTCGCCTTTATAAAGCAGATATGCCTCTCGCAAAATTGCCTCGAACGCTAAGTTATTTCTAAGAATGCTCTCCGTAAATTTTTCAGAGTCTCCATCGTTGCGGCCCTGAATCAACAAAATTTGAGCTCTTTCAATATGATCTGAAATAAAATACAAATCTCGCAATGAGCGAATTTTTTGTATGGCCTCTATTTTATCTTTAATCAATTCACTGAGATTCATATAATTTGTTTTCTATTGCGACTAACTAGATTTTTAAGAAAGTCGTCTATTTTCAAAAATAATTTATCTTTGAAAAAATTCATATATAAAACATTAAGCATTCTGATCGGACACAGCTCGAATCATTTGATAAATGAGAGTTCTCTTTTCCATAGGAACATTTTCAAACAAAGAAATCATCGTCTCTTCTGCTCGATCAGTGACGATCTTGCTCCAAAGAAAATCGCGCTTCTTTATCTTTTTAACGGTTTCAGAATTTTCTTCAAGTGGCCTGTTTACTTCAGGAGTTCCAGTTCCTTTCATTAACCAGAGACCAGAAATATGATGAACGAATTCAATTTCCGCCGCAAGCTTATCCAACAGAGGACGCTTATCATTGCTAATATAACTGATATAGTTTTGAGACTTGCCGATGGACATTGCAAAGTCTGCATCATTCATGGTTAAAATATTCTTAATCGTATATCGAAGACGTTTACCTGGAGTGGGTAAATCAGTATTTTCAAGCGGAACTGTAGTAATCTTATTGGGCATAGATTAAAGATTTAATTTTGTCTAAGCTTGTTCGTTTTCTCTACATTCGCTGCATTAAAATATCAGTTTTGAGTTCTTTTGATTTTCCAATGAACGTCAGCTGTAATTGGATCCGTTGGACCCAATAGAATATAATCCAAGAAAACTGTCATAAAATGTCTCAAATAAATTGTCGTGTTGCCAGGAGGGAATGGACGTATATTATTGAGACTAACTTCTAATTCGATAGTTTCATTTTTCTTTAAAGTCAATGCTTTACATTTTTGAAAAAGAGTTAGATCGTGATTATTTTTAGAATACGCATTTGAACATTCTTTTCCATCTAATACTTCATTATATGTTGGTTCGACTCCCCAATAAGTATTTGGTATAAATAAAGTATTTGATCCATACTTATCTTCGAAGGGCTGAAAAGTATGTTCATTCCAGCTCCCATTCCCAAATGCTATTTGTAAGTTGTATTTTCCTTCTGGTAATTCAAAATCAACTACTCCGTTATGTGCGACAACCCCTTGCAACCAATAACGCAGATCAGGAAATGAAATATTATCTCCCTCGAAATTTTTGATCCACTTCCGATTCGTTTTTGTTACTTCCTCCGGATTTCCGTGCACAATAATCAACTGATCTTTAGCAAAGCCTGCTGCAAGCTTGATTCGTATTATTCCGCAAACATTACACGATATAGGCTGTTTTTTAATAGTCTGCTCAGGTGCAATACTACAAGTAGAGAATTGAATAAATAAAATGTAGATTAATATGAATCGAAAATTAAATTCATTATTTTTTTTTCTTCGATCCATTATTAACTCCAGAAAATCAATTTTACTAACAATTATCTTTTCACTATTCGATATTACAGAACTCTAAGCACCTGGGCCATACATTCCGCCACCTGTCCAACCCATCCAACCAGAAGCTTTGCACAGTTCAAGTATAGCAATCATTGCAGATGCTATTGCTGTAAGAATTAATAAAGGCACAAACATCATTGCAATTGCAGTACCAAATATAAGCTGAAGTGCAAGAAAAGCAAATCCCGATGTAATTCCATAAATTATTGTAAATATCCCGGATACAATCGAAATTAAAGGAGAAATAAATTCCCAATTTCTTTGAATCGTTTTTAACAGATCGCTATGATTTAAACTCCACATTCTGGTTCCGTGATTTCGAGAATAGGTTCCCCCGGTCATAATTTCTCGAACTGCACCGTCAATCCCCGCTGCTATTTTTCGATACTTGTCATCGATACTTGCAAAACGATTTCTCCAATAGGGATCGTTGTATCGGTTCTACAATTGGAAAAAACAATGATTAGTAAAAATACTAAATATTTAAACATTCTAAAATGCCCGGAAGAATGAATTGAATTATTGTGAAATCTTATTTGGGAATTTCAATTTCCCATTCAACTTCTGCCTTCGTAACCCCGAATTGACCAAGTAAAATTGCATCCAAAAACAAACGGAGCGTATGTACTAAAAATATGCTAAAATAATATTTTGCGCCGGTGTATTCCGTTTCCCGTAATAATTTCAACCGAACGGAAGTGGTTTTCCCGTTTCTTATCCGAATACTTGGACAACCCATTGACATCGGATAAGATAACTCCTTATTGATACTCAGCTTAGCAAGGTCTAAGCATTTTTTTACTTCCTCGGAACTTAGATCATCTTTCCATCCAAAGATAGTATCCGGTATATGAACTAAGTCTTCACCATATTCTAACATTTTTCCTGTTAGAATATCGGTAAAAATATCTTGAGATTGAGATGACAGAGCAACCATTGTATAATCGCCTTCCTCAAGACTGATTGTATAAGTTCCATTAGGCGGTATCAATACGTTTAAAATGTAATTGTAATTGCTTGGACGATATCTATCTTTAGGGACGTCTATTTCTTGAGCTTCCTTAGATGTATTTATTTTTTTGTTTCCACGGAAAACAAACCAAATGGATCTTTTCCATTCCGCGCCAACTTTCACCGTAAAGCTCCCGCAATTACTACAATTCTCTTTCTTTCTCTCCTGTACAAGCTCCGTAGAACATGTGGAAAGAAGAAATATAAGCGTTAGATATTGAATAAAATGATTCACTGTTCTCAATCTATCACACTCCCGGACCATATTCTTACTTAGGATTTATTCCAGCATCCATTAGGAAATCATCAACAGTTTGAACGAGTGATTCTTCCGGCACAGATCGAATTAGATTAATCCAGGAAACTGGAAGGAGAAGAACTGAAACGACAATGTAAACACTTGAATTATATATAAATTTAACACTTTTCGAATTGGAATTGAAAAGTTTAAAGGAAACTTCACTTGTTGTGGAACCCCAAAAAGGAATAATACCAAAAGTTATTCCAGAAAATAAATTCCATACCTGGCAGCCGTTGAATTCTTCTGCCATTTTTTTTCTGGCACAATCCGGATTCGTATTCCAATGAAATGAAATATAAACTTTAGAATTAGATAGA
Proteins encoded:
- a CDS encoding adenylate/guanylate cyclase domain-containing protein; this translates as MKDKKKNKSDLNNENRIKNVADKIVDQIRHPATLFSNQVSAPVANWDKMFTDSILSDAAMKTMEEVSKINSLHNYQMALKLPPVKPIYLYDQIEETKPEQNLTSNEELEHRNIHLLEELKKAEISNAEKDKIIQELEYNYNKITAHNEVIHISSRIHDAAGDMLLEDKGFRKEYFGKNNFDAVVFSLDIRRSTDLMLDARTPEMYSKFISKLTNTLKQCVLENYGVFDKFTGDGILAFFSKKYTGEQAILYALRASIEAHRIFRDLILENRNSFNILLDEIGLGIGIDFGSVYGYETNSDFSIVGSPVVYACRFSGTLAGSTLLNIGAIEELKQIIPEDCLSLTETKLPIKNKGTATGYFVNLDWNRIELNHPAWLKNE
- a CDS encoding XRE family transcriptional regulator, with amino-acid sequence MPNKITTVPLENTDLPTPGKRLRYTIKNILTMNDADFAMSIGKSQNYISYISNDKRPLLDKLAAEIEFVHHISGLWLMKGTGTPEVNRPLEENSETVKKIKKRDFLWSKIVTDRAEETMISLFENVPMEKRTLIYQMIRAVSDQNA